One segment of Macrotis lagotis isolate mMagLag1 chromosome 1, bilby.v1.9.chrom.fasta, whole genome shotgun sequence DNA contains the following:
- the PAFAH1B2 gene encoding platelet-activating factor acetylhydrolase IB subunit alpha2 isoform X1 — translation MSQGDSNPAAIPHAAEDIQGDDRWMSQHNRFVLDCKDKEPDVLFVGDSMVQLLQQYEIWRELFSPLHALNFGIGGDTTRHVLWRLKNGELENIKPKVIVVWVGTNNHENTAEEVAGGIEAIVQLINTRQPQAKVIVLGLLPRGEKPNPLRQKNAKVNQLLKVSLPKLANVQLLDTDGGFVHSDGAISCHDMFDFLHLTGGGYAKICKPLHELIMQLLEETPEEKQTTLA, via the exons ATGAGCCAAGGGGACTCAAACCCAGCAGCTATTCCACATGCAGCCGAAGATATTCAAGGAGATGACCGATGGATGTCTCAG CACAACAGATTTGTCCTGGACTGCAAAGACAAAGAGCCTGACGTCCTTTTTGTGGGAGACTCCATGGTGCAGTTGCTACAGCAGTATGAG aTATGGCGagagcttttttccccccttcatgCACTGAATTTTGGAATTGGTGGCGACACAACACGGCATGTCTTATGGAGACTGAAGAATGGAGAACTGGAGAATATTAAACCTAAG GTTATTGTTGTCTGGGTAGGAACAAACAACCATGAAAATACAGCCGAGGAGGTAGCAGGTGGGATTGAGGCCATTGTACAGTTGATTAACACAAGGCAACCACAGGCCAAAGTCATTGTACTG GGTCTTCTCCCTCGAGGTGAAAAGCCTAACCCTTTGAGGCAAAAGAATGCCAAGGTGAATCAGCTCCTCAAAGTATCTCTGCCCAAGCTTGCCAACGTTCAGCTCTTGGATACAGATGGAGGCTTTGTGCACTCAGATGGTGCCATCTCCTGCCACGACATGTTTGATTTCCTACATCTCACAGGAGGGGGCTATGCAAAGATCTGCAAACCCCTCCATGAACTGATCATGCAGCTGTTGGAGGAAACGCCTGAGGAGAAGCAAACCACACTTGCCTGA
- the PAFAH1B2 gene encoding platelet-activating factor acetylhydrolase IB subunit alpha2 isoform X2, translating into MVQLLQQYEIWRELFSPLHALNFGIGGDTTRHVLWRLKNGELENIKPKVIVVWVGTNNHENTAEEVAGGIEAIVQLINTRQPQAKVIVLGLLPRGEKPNPLRQKNAKVNQLLKVSLPKLANVQLLDTDGGFVHSDGAISCHDMFDFLHLTGGGYAKICKPLHELIMQLLEETPEEKQTTLA; encoded by the exons ATGGTGCAGTTGCTACAGCAGTATGAG aTATGGCGagagcttttttccccccttcatgCACTGAATTTTGGAATTGGTGGCGACACAACACGGCATGTCTTATGGAGACTGAAGAATGGAGAACTGGAGAATATTAAACCTAAG GTTATTGTTGTCTGGGTAGGAACAAACAACCATGAAAATACAGCCGAGGAGGTAGCAGGTGGGATTGAGGCCATTGTACAGTTGATTAACACAAGGCAACCACAGGCCAAAGTCATTGTACTG GGTCTTCTCCCTCGAGGTGAAAAGCCTAACCCTTTGAGGCAAAAGAATGCCAAGGTGAATCAGCTCCTCAAAGTATCTCTGCCCAAGCTTGCCAACGTTCAGCTCTTGGATACAGATGGAGGCTTTGTGCACTCAGATGGTGCCATCTCCTGCCACGACATGTTTGATTTCCTACATCTCACAGGAGGGGGCTATGCAAAGATCTGCAAACCCCTCCATGAACTGATCATGCAGCTGTTGGAGGAAACGCCTGAGGAGAAGCAAACCACACTTGCCTGA